The window AGGTCTTCTTTAAAGGACGGGTGTGTTTATCCTCACCCTCCAGCAGCTGTATTTCACAGCCATCATGTTGCTTTGCTCCAACTCCCTCCCACTCCCAGATTAGGGTTTTTAAAAATTCCACATTCCTATATTTTCCCACAGCTCTCCTTCTATTCACTGAACCCTTTGAGTTTTGTCAAATTTAGATCCTCACAGATGCATCCTCCCCAGGATTGTGTCCTGCAACCCCTCACCTCCATCCTTCCTTCAGCTCCTCTTTAAACCTGACTCctcagattgttcttttttttaatgaacagcATCAGACggcttaaaaaaatacttttttaatccTCCTGGTGATTGTGTTGAGTTAAATTTGTTTGCCTGATgccctgtttgtgtttttatgttctaCAAACCCCCTtactaatttttttcatgcaataCTCCTGGAAGCAAGTGGTTTGTTTCTGTTCCACAATTAATTTcttcttacccccccccccccccccccaacgtgGCCTTGTCtttcactcctcctcctccaccgccCTCCCTCTCTGCTGGGCTGCACAGGCACTGACATGATGGGTAAGATGCTGAAAATGCAGATGTTGGAGGATGAGGATGACCTTGCCTACGAGACGGAGAAGAAGGAGCGCACCTCCTCGGCGTCTGACGCACAGCCGGCCTGGATGAGGACCCTCCACACCACCTCCTGCAACTGGCTGCAGCTCATTCCACAAACGGTTAATCCGCTGAAACGCACGGTGGAGAACATCAAGGTGAGGACGTGCAGGAAACCTACAAAATAAGCTCTTCTGAAGGCTCTTTAACCTGTCTATTGAGGTAATTTAAAACCcacatttccatttttctgtttttgattcatCCATTCAGgaccagtgtattttctacatcacaaataatctcttttttccaaacagcattttttcatctccttCTGGTTAATACTGATCTGCTTCAAtgagatactcagaaatgcaattttaaacttatttttctttataaatgtcatcccatcatcagaaaaattccacaataaacatgttaaaaaagaaacattgtcgtgggtctttaaatctccTCTTTGTGCAAACTCCAGGACCCGCTGTTCCGCTTCTTCGAGCGTGAGGTGAAGATGGGTGGGAAGATGCTTCAGGAGGTCCGTCAGGATCTGTCCGACGTGGTTCAAGTCTGTGAGGGCAAGAAGAAGCAAACCAACGACCTGCGCACACTCATCAGTGACCTTGTGAAAGgttaaacaagtttttcttCATCCCAAAACGTTATCGTATTGATTTAATCTTGAACACATTCCCAGAACCCATGTGACCCCGTAAATGACTCATGTTTGTGTCAAACTCCCACGTGTTTGTAGGCATCCTTCCTCGCAGCTGGTGCCGCTACACTGTTCCAGCTTCCATCACTGTGATCCAGTGGGTGGCAGACTTCAGTGAGCGAAtcaagcagctgcagcagatttcCCAGGCAGCTGCCGGAGGAGGTGCAAAGGAGTTAAAGGTAGAgtttctatttaaaaagaaaaaaaagtaacaaattcAGACTTTCAAATGGTTTCATAGAGATGTAACTGAAACGCTGTTTTTGCCTCATTTCAGAACATCCATGTGTGCCTGGGAAGCCTGTTTGTGCCAGAGGCCTACATTACCGCCACTCGCCAGTATGTGGCGCAAGCTAATAGCTGGTCTCTGGAGGAGCTTTGTCTGGAGGTCAACGTCACCAGCACTCAGGGTGCCGCACTAGATGCCTGCAGCTTTGGAATCAAAGGTCTGAGTACACACATGGCTTCTGCTTTCTAACAGGGGAAGCAGAATGTTGACATTAATGCAGCATCCTGGTGGGATGCAGTGTGGTAAAATACAGTTTAAGTTTGCTAAACGTCATTCAGGCTGAGGTGTTGTAGAGCTCCTCTTTACTTTGGtcatttcttttctctctgtttgCTTTTTCAGCTTTCAAAGATATCATATTTACTTGCATGTTCTTACTTTTTAAACTCAACACAATTCCTTCAGATCCCAATCATCCCCTGACATCACTGGTGTCCCCATAGGCTCTGTCCTGGTgcctttcattttttcttactCCACCTCTTTCATCACTTGCTTTGCTGAAATAAAACCCTGGTtcacctttaattttttttttacaattcccTCAGTTTTCCTCACCACTATGAGGAGGGAGATATCTTTGTTCAACTTTGATATTTTCTGTGGTCTCCTTGCTTTTCAAACCTTTCAGCTTGTGAATAAAATGACTTTATAACGTCTGAGGATTAGATCTACAATATCAGGCTTTTGGAATATTAAAGCATGCTGACGTTTTCCTACAGGACTGAAACTGCATGGAGCTACTTGCACCAACAACAAGCTGTCCCTGTCCACCTCCATCTCCACTGAACTGCCTCTCACTCAGCTGCGTTGGATCCAGCAAAGCAATGCTGAAAAGAGACACATGGTATGATCATCTCCTTTTGTGTTGGATTACATGTTCCCAATTTGATCATTTGAAATCTctgtttaactttctttttgtcCCCTACAGGTGACTCTACCCGTGTACCTGAACTTCACCAGATCCGATCTGATCTTCACTGTCGACTTTGACATCGCCACTAAGGAGGATCCCCACAACTTCTACGAGCGTGGAGTTGCTATTCTGTGCACCGAGTGAATGAAGACAGTCCTGATCAGTGTACCCTAAGGGATCACTTCATTTCTAGTAGTTGTTGTCCATTGCATTCTTACTTAAGCTTAATTTAGTCAGTCAGTAGCAGATTTGTGATGTTCGTAGCGTTTTGAGGAAGTGTTTTAGAAAGTTACAGGAATGTTGTCAGCGGGTAAATGAAAGAGTTTTTCAGCCGGTTAGAATGTTAAAGTGAAGGAACAAAAATGCATTCTGGGTAAAGAAAGTTGAAACTGAAAAGTTTTAAGGACTGTTTTAAGACTGAATAAAAGAAATCATTGGAATGAACAAAGATCCTTTTGTGTGACAACTTTTTTTAACTCAAGATCTCGTGTGTTCAATGCTAAAGACCAAAGAGAAGTATGCTATAGTATaaggaaaaagttgaaaaggCATAGCATGTTTAAGACTGCCATGATTAACAATTaggacaaacatttttaaaatattacctGTATTGCTGACTGTTTAAAAGAAACTTATACTCAAGAGAAcgaacaatttttttattgtttggaaTACAATTCCAATGACAGAGTTCCCACCAACAAAAtctatttgaaatatttgttgGCTTGTATAGAAAGCTTTATAAAATAAGGCATGGTGTTATGGAGTTACCCCTGAAtgttgatgtgaaaaaaaataggtttactagcaaactgtttttaatgaaaaaaagaaaatgttcttataCATGATAGTAGCTGTATTCAATTAAAGTGCTCTTTCACATAATTATATACATCACTCCTTAGGTTGAAGTCAACATCTGCCAGTGGGCGAAGGAGTCAAATCAATCCGATTTATTACTTCTCCTCCTCGGTTGTAACGACACACTGCTTTTTTCTTGGTCTTAGATCCACCatgtctgctgcagaaaaatTCACCTTTCTCTTCCACAAAGATTTAAATTTGCAGGAGCTTTCCACTGAAGACACAAGTCCAGGTGTTAGAGGCGTGGAGGATCTGGATCCGTGCAAACCTGAATCCCCAAGCTGAAATTCTGCATCCATGCTGTGAATGTGCAGCGCCGATTCACTTTCCTCTGTAACCATTTTACAATCGCTGCTGTCAATGTGAGACGGTAGAGTCTCGAGCTCACAGTCCCAGAGGTCAGAGTCACTGTGGTACTTCATCTGGATGTCACTCCCGTCCCTCATTTCACTCCTCAGCATTCCTCTATAAACGGGCTGATTTAAGACGGACCGCCGCCTTTGACTTGAATAGGGAAATCCTGCTCCACCATTCTTcctctgtcttgtttttctgctgGAGACATCGATGTTTGACTCTGAATCTTCTGAGCTCCCATCATATGGATCCAACAACTACAATAAGCAGCAGACGCACATTTAAACAGCGTAATGCATGagtcataaataaataagaggaagaggaggtttcACCAAGGAGTAACAGACACATGATCTTTTAGGCTTCCTGTGTATCTGCCGTGACGTCTCGGGCTCTGCTGCACCCCTTGGACATACCTTCACAAATGAATAGAtatcatgttcttgtattttAAGGGTTTGGGTcatatgtgtaaagtaataccACAGCACTGGTTTCTGGCCATCTGGAACTGATTTCTGAGTCAGAGTCTGTGCTGGATCCCACTTTGCACATCTCCTGACAAAGCAGAGGTCATGAGTTCTTAACGGGTGTGTCACCGTCAGGAGTACCAGCAAAAACAACCACACTATTCTTACCATGTACTTGAGAGTCAGCTGGTCCACATTGCTGGATGCATTTCTGTCAATCTGGGCTGATGCAGAGGAACATGCAACAAGAAATTTTATGAGTgaaaccttttttccttttcaactgCAAATTATCATCCAATTTctcatagtctgttttttttctatctgtGCATAAAAGTGTTAATTTTTTTGCCTcagaatattaaatattttaaacttcatttattttacttaaaaaatttttaaagaccaaaatgtaatatataaataaatacaattggAATTATGTATATTATTGTAGATaatgtttattcaaataaaatctttatatTAGACACATTTAattcagttaaaagaaaaatggtacTTGTAACCAAGAAATGCTGCTGTGCATACCTGGAAATGAGGGTTGTCGTCCTCTCCTACATGCCATGATGATAACTGACGTGTTTAATTAACttctttattaattatttaactgtatttatttaaagtaataaaaaatacactagTACTACATAAAACGGTAATTTTGTGCAAATAAGTACGTTAGTCAACCAAAAAGGTAGCAGGTGTCCTTGATTTTACTGAGAAAATAGTGATCACAGGTGAGTTTAAAgtgcttgttaaaaaaaaattggacaaATTTCGACATCCGGTGgctacttttcaaaataaaatacgtaGACTCAGgtcagtcttttatttttactcccttgttggcttttattttcttttatttttttacttgtgagTT is drawn from Oryzias latipes chromosome 22, ASM223467v1 and contains these coding sequences:
- the LOC101173024 gene encoding uncharacterized protein LOC101173024 isoform X2, yielding MACRRGRQPSFPAQIDRNASSNVDQLTLKYMEMCKVGSSTDSDSEISSRWPETSAVVCPRGAAEPETSRQIHRKPKRSCLLDPYDGSSEDSESNIDVSSRKTRQRKNGGAGFPYSSQRRRSVLNQPVYRGMLRSEMRDGSDIQMKYHSDSDLWDCELETLPSHIDSSDCKMVTEESESALHIHSMDAEFQLGDSGLHGSRSSTPLTPGLVSSVESSCKFKSLWKRKVNFSAADMVDLRPRKKQCVVTTEEEK
- the LOC101173024 gene encoding uncharacterized protein LOC101173024 isoform X1; its protein translation is MACRRGRQPSFPAQIDRNASSNVDQLTLKYMEMCKVGSSTDSDSEISSRWPETSAVVCPRGAAEPETSRQIHRKPKRSCVCYSLLLDPYDGSSEDSESNIDVSSRKTRQRKNGGAGFPYSSQRRRSVLNQPVYRGMLRSEMRDGSDIQMKYHSDSDLWDCELETLPSHIDSSDCKMVTEESESALHIHSMDAEFQLGDSGLHGSRSSTPLTPGLVSSVESSCKFKSLWKRKVNFSAADMVDLRPRKKQCVVTTEEEK